Proteins encoded together in one Plutella xylostella chromosome 17, ilPluXylo3.1, whole genome shotgun sequence window:
- the LOC105395055 gene encoding uridine 5'-monophosphate synthase isoform X1 — protein sequence MGFDKKLENLAVKLFEINAVKFGEFVMKSGLTTPVYFDLRVIVSYPEVLDLISSLLYEFSVKSSSCDHLCGVPYTALPIATLLSVQAKKPMLMRRKEAKAYGTKKLIEGHFKAGQTVLIVEDVVTSGGSVLETVNDIRKEGLVAEEAVVIVDRQQGGVKNLEANNVHVKSLFTISSLLEIFVKHGKVTKETAEKVKEYLKNNQAVKEPTVADAPVDRTKLTYEKREKLANNPIAKKLFNIMATKKSNLCLSVDLTSTSKILDLLTRVGEHICLVKTHVDIIEDFSESFVTQLKQLADRFGFLILEDRKFADIGNTVSLQYSKGLYKIGDWADCVTVHSLPGEGVLKAISASVNGVSKGVFLLAEMSSEGNLITPDYIEQTVKVAAKYPELMTGFVCQNKKTFSDPGLIQLTPGVQLQSSGDGLGQVYNTPEKIILENGADIAVVGRGIVAAKNPEAQVVIYRDALWKAYVERVGAK from the exons ATGGGGTTCGATAAGAAATTAGAGAATTTAGCTGTAAAGCTTTTTGAAATAAACGCTGTAAAGTTTGGTGAATTTGTCATGAAAAGTGGCCTAACCACTCCAGTGTATTTCGATTTGAGGGTTATAGTTAGTTATCCTGAAGTTTTG GACCTCATATCGTCGCTTTTGTATGAATTTTCCGTGAAGTCAAGTTCGTGTGACCACCTTTGCGGTGTTCCGTACACGGCGCTGCCCATCGCTACTCTGCTCAGTGTTCAGGCCAAGAAGCCCATGTTGATGAGACGGAAGGAGGCGAAGGCTTACGGAACCAAGAAGTTGATAGAAGGGCATTTCAAAGCTGGTCAAACTGTGCTGATAGTGGAGGATGTCGTCACGTCAGGTGGAAGTGTTCTGGAGACAGTGAACGATATCCGCAAGGAGGGACTAGTAGCTGAAGAAGCCGTTGTCATTGTAGATAGGCAGCAAGGTGGTGTCAAGAACTTGGAAGCTAATAATGTACATGTAAAGTCTCTGTTTACTATCTCTTCACTGTTGGAAATATTTGTGAAGCATGGCAAGGTCACAAAGGAAACAGCTGAAAAAGTTAAAGAGTACTTGAAGAATAACCAGGCGGTTAAGGAACCTACAG ttgCAGATGCTCCAGTAGACAGGACCAAGTTGACATACGAAAAGCGAGAGAAGCTCGCCAACAACCCCATTGCCAAGAAACTGTTCAACATCATGGCAACAAAGAAATCTAACCTGTGCTTATCAGTTGACCTCACATCTACCAGCAAAATTCTTGACCTTTTGACTAGAGTCGGAGAGCACATTTGTCTTGTAAAGACCCATGTAGACATTATCGAGGACTTCTCTGAATCATTTGTGACGCAGCTCAAACAGCTGGCTGACCGGTTTGGCTTTTTGATTTTGGAAGACAGAAAGTTTGCCGATATTGGCAACACAGTGTCTCTGCAGTACTCCAAAGGGCTGTATAAAATCGGTGACTGGGCTGACTGTGTGACGGTCCACTCCCTGCCTGGAGAGGGTGTATTGAAGGCCATCAGTGCTTCTGTGAATGGAGTCAGTAAAGGAGTTTTCCTGTTGGCTGAAATGAGCAGTGAG GGTAATCTTATCACTCCAGACTACATTGAGCAGACAGTGAAAGTGGCAGCTAAATACCCTGAGCTGATGACCGGGTTTGTGTGCCAGAACAAGAAGACCTTCTCCGACCCCGGCCTCATACAGCTGACACCGGGAGTCCAACTGCAATCCTCTGGAGATGGTTTGGGCCAG GTCTACAATACGCCAGAGAAGATAATTCTAGAAAATGGTGCCGACATAGCTGTGGTAGGTCGAGGCATCGTGGCAGCCAAGAACCCTGAAGCTCAAGTGGTCATCTACAGGGACGCTTTATGGAAAGCTTACGTGGAAAGAGTTGGTGCAAAGTAA
- the LOC105395055 gene encoding uridine 5'-monophosphate synthase isoform X2, with protein MGFDKKLENLAVKLFEINAVKFGEFVMKSGLTTPVYFDLRVIVSYPEVLDLISSLLYEFSVKSSSCDHLCGVPYTALPIATLLSVQAKKPMLMRRKEAKAYGTKKLIEGHFKAGQTVLIVEDVVTSGGSVLETVNDIRKEGLVAEEAVVIVDRQQGGVKNLEANNVHVKSLFTISSLLEIFVKHGKVTKETAEKVKEYLKNNQAVKEPTDAPVDRTKLTYEKREKLANNPIAKKLFNIMATKKSNLCLSVDLTSTSKILDLLTRVGEHICLVKTHVDIIEDFSESFVTQLKQLADRFGFLILEDRKFADIGNTVSLQYSKGLYKIGDWADCVTVHSLPGEGVLKAISASVNGVSKGVFLLAEMSSEGNLITPDYIEQTVKVAAKYPELMTGFVCQNKKTFSDPGLIQLTPGVQLQSSGDGLGQVYNTPEKIILENGADIAVVGRGIVAAKNPEAQVVIYRDALWKAYVERVGAK; from the exons ATGGGGTTCGATAAGAAATTAGAGAATTTAGCTGTAAAGCTTTTTGAAATAAACGCTGTAAAGTTTGGTGAATTTGTCATGAAAAGTGGCCTAACCACTCCAGTGTATTTCGATTTGAGGGTTATAGTTAGTTATCCTGAAGTTTTG GACCTCATATCGTCGCTTTTGTATGAATTTTCCGTGAAGTCAAGTTCGTGTGACCACCTTTGCGGTGTTCCGTACACGGCGCTGCCCATCGCTACTCTGCTCAGTGTTCAGGCCAAGAAGCCCATGTTGATGAGACGGAAGGAGGCGAAGGCTTACGGAACCAAGAAGTTGATAGAAGGGCATTTCAAAGCTGGTCAAACTGTGCTGATAGTGGAGGATGTCGTCACGTCAGGTGGAAGTGTTCTGGAGACAGTGAACGATATCCGCAAGGAGGGACTAGTAGCTGAAGAAGCCGTTGTCATTGTAGATAGGCAGCAAGGTGGTGTCAAGAACTTGGAAGCTAATAATGTACATGTAAAGTCTCTGTTTACTATCTCTTCACTGTTGGAAATATTTGTGAAGCATGGCAAGGTCACAAAGGAAACAGCTGAAAAAGTTAAAGAGTACTTGAAGAATAACCAGGCGGTTAAGGAACCTACAG ATGCTCCAGTAGACAGGACCAAGTTGACATACGAAAAGCGAGAGAAGCTCGCCAACAACCCCATTGCCAAGAAACTGTTCAACATCATGGCAACAAAGAAATCTAACCTGTGCTTATCAGTTGACCTCACATCTACCAGCAAAATTCTTGACCTTTTGACTAGAGTCGGAGAGCACATTTGTCTTGTAAAGACCCATGTAGACATTATCGAGGACTTCTCTGAATCATTTGTGACGCAGCTCAAACAGCTGGCTGACCGGTTTGGCTTTTTGATTTTGGAAGACAGAAAGTTTGCCGATATTGGCAACACAGTGTCTCTGCAGTACTCCAAAGGGCTGTATAAAATCGGTGACTGGGCTGACTGTGTGACGGTCCACTCCCTGCCTGGAGAGGGTGTATTGAAGGCCATCAGTGCTTCTGTGAATGGAGTCAGTAAAGGAGTTTTCCTGTTGGCTGAAATGAGCAGTGAG GGTAATCTTATCACTCCAGACTACATTGAGCAGACAGTGAAAGTGGCAGCTAAATACCCTGAGCTGATGACCGGGTTTGTGTGCCAGAACAAGAAGACCTTCTCCGACCCCGGCCTCATACAGCTGACACCGGGAGTCCAACTGCAATCCTCTGGAGATGGTTTGGGCCAG GTCTACAATACGCCAGAGAAGATAATTCTAGAAAATGGTGCCGACATAGCTGTGGTAGGTCGAGGCATCGTGGCAGCCAAGAACCCTGAAGCTCAAGTGGTCATCTACAGGGACGCTTTATGGAAAGCTTACGTGGAAAGAGTTGGTGCAAAGTAA
- the LOC105395054 gene encoding WD repeat-containing protein 81, whose translation MDSIVKELDIPSKNIFPTNLPHVFTVIVNSSWLKKWLKNKEVDNTVNNVDFALQPGESVPYPWRKIFIRVINKRVSKVLPLPRYKLNEGNAEPPLTFSQLLQYVSQNNQRNLWKDSYRKYCQNNETSKDSAIVNLMEHDQLVSECILRLYGCNIIRIKCDGTGKLVEYKEIIPNKYVSKCYETHSNLLAAMFTLETDTNYFIVYQGHYENTLLDCLNFSPNLIDKNYSRGLFLIYQLLNVSKAMSDRGLSLGTLTLQHIYMSENLWIQILPPIYNNVHPLDASLIYEQTRSKQGTPAVAAQSVPPRRPDEWCGRAEAVELEKLCMLWVRGRISNLDYLLHLNMLAGRSSSDPQAHFIVPWVTDFSSRCGRNWRDLTKSKYRLTKGDRQLDLTYDVAGCPDQIPHHVSDALSDITCYVYLARRTPKEILCKHVRNKWVPAEYPASIQRMQQWTPDECVPEFYTDPLVFKSIHEDLPDLGIPSWASCVEDFITKHREALESAHVSETLHHWIDLNFGYKLSGIPSIKAKNVCLSLVDGHSCVSRGATVQLLTGMHPARAARPQLPAPPRLHWTASSEYKKSIKPIDSSDEVSDEEEESTSLPQHISRLSVPSHRLRSRRKSASRARSLSKSQGQEELTSSSEHRASSHTRHYRVQRSELGKGIIYLPKEFNPVASIQALETLDHFRSKCFFNSAVNAEKEKESLSALNLYPMQQAANKTSPKDEGDKDDNSFTNHIFLASYEQNYLKKFSQDAHLENVLKERKNRSFNTRYTTDAAVYKQFVTESRRQDMLVIGCLIVEIFLHTYMRPLRTNSENFIDRYNTCRTVLKYNFNSLPKCVSYVASLLLNVQPPSLSSKSELSVQNSQDEPFKKIVVTDKGLPPPTPSQLLQPLLMQHLIPFPATYGILYNLLSTLHEYELTSNELNILYMYECDGVQCEKYQNVDKTKLYFSQRIAEGKIQACVTHLDALLNNITSFHQFDVLDIFLSHYVELLRNKDTSVLAAWYLFDTVSKALGPLQSKKKLLKHILSLYEDDEIFEDRSEHTNTDYKSSNVYNGTTNKQKFIKLYHNLFLLQLMVRFGLQCFLENFTQHLVEAVGGYKDINMDVSSPGHVCRNQLTACKKPRYSDDNLKSALSTNANDLFSPDTSFGSEQATPNAEKLSSPHTKERDGDNRSENELFHFETDKDRLPSRNSRSKSPAESLDSYTLNVNQSEPTNNTPSPSFSPHSTKEFIPEGVVKDISVTVNDTGAAEKGPMSPTINIPKKTSMFTSYLHFADEDSKSSADDVEVRQESLPRDVKLDFGRSRLKPSVSRSFDDANSKETPTDPYKISEVSSESLLWLANRLGPVLTCRYITRNLLKMLTLCYIGKVNLVPCEDDGEMDEFDAISIANSRVVGDRNAKRVIKCLTSIVAMYGEELILFQYLPHTRELIASCRARLSAPLEGGVVACLQLLKYLLPHMQDARLMEQLQDTFLKSILHPSLRLLSSLDGRSAHGPRARAALARKLIDATYALATRIGPEMTRRHLCVPALQRFFLIFDKACGKTENWPKQDTENSAESKPTPEDDPKLEGFLEICRDGSTAEWSVRDGRVVRRDASPDLAVSPPERPDALGATAQEELLAVFNEELAHQSYTSFCKLVGADAMDRSLKNLDTVQALCQKYERSHATSPPMNIKLQASFSDEPISRTIDIARPVDTAHISSSNSFGSNVTLVGNRIDVAGDTAEGLGCVPSRAFRVVAHQTTGGVRSNRHLRGDWLIYWEHEIGRPDKDNRFNLKQMKLQTFVGHTACVKSLHCLDNETSFMSGSKDKTVRLWSLANQGDGNAVTQCNWTYTGHKKGVLSLSFLESLRLAVSTDSVVHIWDPFMESVVSQLDNIKAPVSIVRALPGPSTVVIAATTDCTLKVIDARACNYTHDLKLPCGPGLLIRCVCVSPSGRWAACGLSSGHVVALHTATARALATWRAHDAEVLRLATVDDHRILSSGLDQTTALWRVDDGELIAHLKGTSEPVHCLSVHHSELITGTTNNRIGVHTGLHHDASFSSTKLRSESLKGVLSSMAVLPLNRLLLLASDSGNISLIC comes from the exons ATGGATAGCATAGTCAAAGAATTGGATATTccaagtaaaaatatatttcccaCAAACTTGCCTCATGTTTTTACAGTAATTGTCAATAGTTCTTGGTTAAAAAAGTGGTTGAAAAACAAGGAAGTCGATAATACAGTGAACAATGTAGATTTTGCTTTACAACCTGGTGAAAGTGTTCCATATCCAtggagaaaaatatttatcaga GTAATTAACAAAAGAGTTTCTAAAGTCCTGCCTCTGCCgagatataaattaaacgaaGGAAATGCCGAACCACCTCTTACTTTCTCCCAACTATTGCAATATGTATCTCAAAACAATCAAAGAAATCTATGGAAAGATTCATACAGAAAGTACTGCCAGAACAACGAAACCTCCAAGGACAGTGCAATAGTGAACCTTATGGAGCATGACCAGCTTGTATCAGAGTGTATATTAAGATTATACGGCTGTAATATAATTAGAATTAAGTGTGATGGCACTGGAAAGTTAGTGGAGTACAAAGAAATCATACCAAACAAATatgtatcaaaatgttatgaAACTCATTCCAATTTGCTAGCCGCTATGTTCACACTAGAAACTGATACCAACTACTTCATAGTATACCAGGGGCACTATGAAAATACCTTGCTAGACTGTCTCAATTTCAGCCCTAATCTGATAGACAAGAACTACTCAAGGGGACTATTCCTAATCTACCAACTGCTTAATGTTTCAAAAGCGATGAGCGATAGAGGCCTCAGTTTGGGCACCCTCACCTTGCAGCACATTTACATGTCAGAGAACCTGTGGATTCAGATCTTGCCTCCAATCTACAATAATGTGCATCCATTAGACGCTTCACTTATTTACGAGCAAACACGGAGTAAGCAGGGCACGCCAGCCGTAGCCGCTCAGAGTGTTCCACCCCGAAGGCCCGATGAGTGGTGCGGGCGGGCAGAGGCCGTGGAGCTGGAAAAGCTGTGCATGCTCTGGGTCCGCGGGAGGATCTCCAACCTGGACTACTTGCTGCATCTCAACATGCTGGCCGGGAGGAGCAGCAGCGACCCTCAAGCACATTTCATTGTGCCGTGGGTGACTGATTTCTCTTCTAGATGTG gGCGTAACTGGCGTGACCTGACCAAGTCGAAGTACCGCCTGACGAAGGGCGACCGTCAGCTGGACCTCACGTATGACGTGGCCGGCTGCCCGGACCAGATCCCCCACCACGTGTCCGACGCGCTCTCGGATATTACGTGCTACGTGTACTTGGCGCGACG AACCCCGAAGGAGATCCTATGCAAGCACGTGCGCAACAAGTGGGTGCCGGCGGAGTACCCGGCGTCCATCCAGCGGATGCAGCAATGGACGCCCGACGAGTGTGTGCCCGAGTTCTACACCGACCCGCTCGTGTTCAAGAGCATCCACGAGGACCTGCCG GACCTGGGCATCCCGTCGTGGGCGTCGTGCGTGGAGGACTTTATCACGAAGCACCGCGAGGCGCTCGAGAGCGCGCACGTGTCGGAGACGCTGCACCACTGGATCGACCTCAACTTTGGATACAA GCTATCAGGAATACCGTCCATAAAGGCCAAGAACGTCTGTCTATCCCTGGTAGACGGTCACAGCTGCGTCAGTCGAGGCGCGACGGTGCAACTACTCACAGGCATGCaccccgcgcgcgccgcccgcccacaGCTGCCGGCCCCGCCCAGGCTGCATTGGACCGCTAGCAGCGAATATA aAAAATCCATCAAGCCGATCGACAGCTCCGACGAAGTTTCAGACGAGGAGGAAGAGTCCACCAGCCTCCCGCAGCACATCTCCCGCCTCAGCGTGCCCTCGCACCGCCTGAGATCACGACGCAAGAGCGCCAGCCGCGCCAGGTCACTGTCCAAGAGCCAAGGACAGGAGGAACTAACCAGCAGCTCGGAACACAGGGCCTCCTCGCACACCAGGCACTATCGGGTACAGAGATCTGAACTAGGAAAAGGGATTATATATCTGCCGAAGGAGTTCAATCCGGTTGCGTCGATACAAGCTCTGGAAACCCTCGATCATTTTAGGAGTAAGTGCTTTTTTAATAGCGCTGTCAACGCTGAAAAGGAGAAGGAAAGTTTGTCGGCGTTGAATTTGTATCCCATGCAGCAGGCGGCGAATAAAACTAGCCCGAAAGATGAAGGCGATAAGGATGATAACTCGTTCACGAATCATATTTTTCTGGCTTCGTATGAGCAGAATTACTTGAAGAAATTCAGTCAGGACGCACATTTGGAGAATGTTCTAAAAGAGAGAAAGAATAGGTCGTTTAATACGAGGTATACTACTGACGCGGCTGTTTACAAGCAGTTTGTGACAGAGAGCAGAAGGCAGGATATGCTGGTCATCGGCTGCCTCATAGTGGAGATATTCCTGCATACCTACATGCGCCCTCTGCGAAcaaatagcgaaaactttaTAGACAGATACAACACTTGCCGCACGGTTTTGAAGTACAATTTCAACTCTCTCCCGAAATGCGTTAGTTACGTTGCGTCTCTGCTACTGAACGTTCAACCGCCGAGTCTAAGTTCCAAATCTGAATTATCCGTCCAGAATAGTCAAGATGAGCCTTTCAAGAAGATTGTAGTGACAGATAAAGGGCTGCCTCCTCCCACTCCCTCGCAACTGTTGCAACCTCTGTTGATGCAACACCTGATACCGTTTCCTGCAACTTACGGCATCCTATACAACCTGCTTTCAACTTTGCATGAGTACGAACTGACAAGCAATGAGttaaacatcctgtatatgtaCGAGTGTGACGGCGTTCAGTGCGAAAAATATCAAAACGTtgacaaaaccaaactctacTTCAGCCAAAGGATAGCGGAAGGGAAAATACAGGCTTGCGTCACTCATTTGGACGCGCTTCTCAATAACATAACCTCCTTTCACCAATTCGATGTTCTGGATATATTCCTGAGTCACTATGTGGAACTGCTAAGAAACAAAGACACGTCGGTACTAGCGGCTTGGTATCTGTTCGACACGGTGAGCAAAGCTCTAGGGCCACTACAAAGCAAGAAGAAACTTCTTAAACACATTCTCAGTCTTTACGAAGATGATGAGATATTTGAAGACCGATCAGAACATACAAACACGGACTATAAGTCGTCCAACGTTTATAATGGGACCACGAACAAGCAAAAATTCATCAAACTGTACCACAATCTCTTTCTTCTACAACTAATGGTACGGTTTGGTCTCCAATGCTTTCTGGAGAATTTCACTCAACATTTAGTGGAAGCTGTAGGTGGATACAAAGATATAAATATGGACGTCAGTTCCCCAGGACATGTCTGCCGTAATCAGCTCACAGCTTGCAAGAAGCCACGATACTCTGATGACAACCTGAAAAGCGCTCTATCAACCAATGCTAACGATTTATTTTCACCCGACACCTCCTTTGGGTCTGAGCAGGCGACTCCCAACGCTGAAAAGCTATCGAGTCCTCACACGAAAGAAAGAGACGGCGATAATAGAAGCGAGAATGAGCTATTCCATTTCGAAACGGATAAAGATAGATTGCCAAGCAGAAACAGTCGAAGCAAGTCGCCCGCAGAATCTTTAGACTCATATACTTTGAATGTTAACCAATCAGAACCGACCAATAATACTCCGTCCCCATCATTCTCTCCACATTCCACTAAAGAATTTATACCAGAAGGTGTTGTCAAAGACATCAGTGTGACAGTAAACGACACAGGAGCGGCTGAAAAGGGTCCAATGTCTCCAACAATAAACATTCCTAAGAAAACCTCAATGTTCACCAGTTACTTGCATTTCGCCGATGAAGACAGCAAGTCATCGGCCGACGACGTCGAAGTACGACAGGAGTCTCTCCCGAGGGATGTTAAATTAGATTTCGGTCGCAGTCGTTTAAAACCGAGTGTTTCTAGAAGCTTCGACGATGCGAACTCAAAGGAAACTCCAACCGATCCTTATAAAATCTCTGAAGTTAGTTCGGAAAGTCTATTGTGGCTGGCTAATAGACTAGGGCCGGTGTTGACGTGTAGATACATCACAAGGAATTTGTTGAAGATGCTGACTCTGTGTTACATCGGGAAGGTAAATTTGGTGCCTTGTGAAGACGACGGTGAGATGGACGAGTTTGACGCCATTTCGATAGCGAACAGCCGCGTCGTGGGAGACCGGAATGCTAAACGAGTCATCAAGTGCCTCACTTCTATTGTTG CAATGTACGGCGAAGAGCTAATCCTGTTCCAGTACCTCCCACACACACGCGAGTTGATCGCGTCGTGTCGCGCGCGCCTCTCCGCGCCGCTAGAGGGCGGGGTGGTGGCGTGCCTGCAGCTCCTCAAGTACCTGCTGCCGCACATGCAGGACGCAAGGCTGATGGAGCAGCTGCAG GACACATTCCTCAAGTCCATCCTGCACCCGTCGCTCCGCCTGCTCTCCTCATTGGACGGTCGCTCGGCGCACGGCCCCCGGGCTCGCGCCGCCCTTGCACGCAAACTGATCGACGCTACCTACGCTCTAGCCACTAGGATCGGACCCGAGATGACGAGGAGGCATCTGTGTGTGCCTGCGCTACAGAG ATTCTTCCTAATATTCGACAAAGCCTGCGGAAAAACGGAAAATTGGCCGAAGCAAGACACTGAAAATAGCGCAGAATCAAAG CCAACACCAGAAGACGACCCCAAACTCGAAGGTTTCCTGGAGATCTGCCGCGACGGGTCGACGGCGGAGTGGTCGGTGCGCGACGGCCGCGTGGTCCGCCGCGACGCGTCGCCCGACCTGGCCGTGTCGCCGCCCGAGAGGCCCGACGCTCTGGGGGCCACT GCGCAAGAAGAGTTGCTAGCGGTATTCAACGAGGAGCTAGCCCACCAGTCCTACACCAGTTTCTGTAAGCTGGTGGGTGCTGATGCCATGGATCGGAGTCTCAAGAACCTAGATACGGTGCAAGCGCTATGCCAGAAGTATGAGAGGAGTCATGCAACTAG TCCACCAATGAACATAAAGCTGCAAGCGTCCTTCAGCGACGAACCAATCAGCAGGACGATCGACATCGCGCGCCCCGTCGACACGGCTCACATCAGCAGCTCCAACAGCTTCGGCTCCAACGTGACGCTGGTTGGCAACCGTATCGACGTGGCCGGCGACACGGCCGAGGGGCTCGGCTGCGTGCCGAGTCGCGCGTTCAGAGTTGTCGCGCATCAGACGACGGGTGGCGTTAGGAGTAACAG GCACCTCCGCGGCGACTGGCTAATCTACTGGGAGCACGAGATCGGCCGCCCCGACAAGGACAACCGATTCAACCTGAAACAGATGAAGCTGCAGACTTTCGTGGGACACACCGCTTGTGTGAAAAGTCTTCACTGTCTGGACAATGAGACTAGCTTTATGAGCGGGTCAAAGGACAAGACTGTCAGGCTGTGGAGCCTGGCCAATCag GGCGACGGCAACGCGGTAACACAATGCAACTGGACCTACACTGGACACAAGAAGGGCGTGCTATCTCTTTCCTTCCTGGAGTCTCTGCGTCTTGCCGTCTCGACTGACTCGGTGGTTCACATCTGGGACCCTTTCATGGAGAGTGTTGTGTCGCAG TTGGACAACATAAAGGCTCCAGTGAGCATAGTGCGAGCCCTGCCCGGCCCCTCCACCGTGGTCATCGCCGCCACCACCGACTGCACGCTCAAGGTGATAGACGCCAGGGCCTGCAACTATACGCACGATTTGAAG CTGCCGTGCGGGCCCGGCCTACTAATCCGCTGCGTGTGCGTGTCCCCCTCCGGGCGCTGGGCCGCGTGCGGGCTGTCCAGCGGGCACGTGGTCGCGCTGCACACTGCCACCGCGCGCGCGCTCGCCACGTGGCGCGCGCACGACGCCGAG GTCCTGAGGCTGGCGACGGTAGACGACCACCGCATCCTGAGCTCGGGGCTGGACCAGACCACGGCGCTGTGGCGCGTCGACGACGGGGAGCTCATCGCGCATCTCAA GGGTACCTCGGAGCCGGTGCACTGCCTGTCGGTGCACCACAGCGAGCTGATCACGGGCACCACCAACAACCGCATCGGAGTCCACACCGGCCTGCACCACGACGCCTCCTTCTCCAGCACTAAACTCAG GTCGGAGAGTCTGAAGGGCGTGCTGTCGAGCATGGCGGTGCTGCCGCTGAACCGCCTGCTGCTGCTGGCCAGCGACAGCGGCAACATCAGCCTCATCTGCTGA